The following proteins come from a genomic window of Eubalaena glacialis isolate mEubGla1 chromosome X, mEubGla1.1.hap2.+ XY, whole genome shotgun sequence:
- the AP1S2 gene encoding AP-1 complex subunit sigma-2 isoform X2, with translation MQFMLLFSRQGKLRLQKWYVPLSDKEKKKITRELVQTVLARKPKMCSFLEWRDLKIVYKRYASLYFCCAIEDQDNELITLEIIHRYVELLDKYFGSVCELDIIFNFEKAYFILDEFLLGGEVQETSKKNVLKAIEQADLLQEEAETPRSVLEEIGLT, from the exons ATGCAGTTTATGTTGCTTTTTAGTCGTCAGGGAAAGCTTCGACTGCAGAAATGGTACGTCCCATTATcagacaaagagaagaaaaagatcacAAGAGAACTTGTTCAAACCGTTTTAGCACGGAAACCTAAAATGTGCAGCTTTCTTGAGTGGCGAGATCTGAAGATTGTTTAcaaaag ATATGCCAGTCTGTATTTTTGCTGTGCTATTGAGGATCAGGACAATGAACTAATTACCCTGGAAATAATTCATCGTTACGTGGAATTACTTGACAAGTATTTTGGCAGT gTGTGTGAActtgatatcatctttaattttgagAAGGCCTATTTTATTTTGGATGAGTTTCTTTTGGGAGGAGAAGTTCAGGAAACATCCAAGAAAAATGTCCTTAAAGCAATTGAGCAGGCTGATCTACTGCAGGAG
- the AP1S2 gene encoding AP-1 complex subunit sigma-2 isoform X1 translates to MQFMLLFSRQGKLRLQKWYVPLSDKEKKKITRELVQTVLARKPKMCSFLEWRDLKIVYKRYASLYFCCAIEDQDNELITLEIIHRYVELLDKYFGSVCELDIIFNFEKAYFILDEFLLGGEVQETSKKNVLKAIEQADLLQEPRHEYFNVPVY, encoded by the exons ATGCAGTTTATGTTGCTTTTTAGTCGTCAGGGAAAGCTTCGACTGCAGAAATGGTACGTCCCATTATcagacaaagagaagaaaaagatcacAAGAGAACTTGTTCAAACCGTTTTAGCACGGAAACCTAAAATGTGCAGCTTTCTTGAGTGGCGAGATCTGAAGATTGTTTAcaaaag ATATGCCAGTCTGTATTTTTGCTGTGCTATTGAGGATCAGGACAATGAACTAATTACCCTGGAAATAATTCATCGTTACGTGGAATTACTTGACAAGTATTTTGGCAGT gTGTGTGAActtgatatcatctttaattttgagAAGGCCTATTTTATTTTGGATGAGTTTCTTTTGGGAGGAGAAGTTCAGGAAACATCCAAGAAAAATGTCCTTAAAGCAATTGAGCAGGCTGATCTACTGCAGGAG